A single genomic interval of Candidatus Desulfatibia profunda harbors:
- a CDS encoding nucleotidyltransferase family protein, producing the protein MKPKEPAALLKENHAVLEDHHVKALYLFGSVVRGEDKPGSDVDILVEFQPEARVGLFGLARLQRRLSEILGRPVDLTTPDALHKALKDRIIKEAVRAA; encoded by the coding sequence ATGAAACCGAAGGAACCAGCGGCCCTTCTGAAGGAGAACCATGCAGTACTTGAGGACCATCATGTCAAGGCGCTGTATCTGTTCGGCTCCGTTGTTCGCGGAGAGGACAAGCCCGGAAGCGATGTGGACATCCTGGTGGAATTCCAGCCCGAGGCCCGTGTAGGTCTGTTCGGCCTGGCCAGGTTGCAGCGGCGATTATCGGAAATCCTTGGCAGACCCGTGGATCTGACGACCCCTGACGCTCTGCACAAGGCCCTGAAAGACAGAATAATCAAGGAGGCCGTTCGTGCCGCATAG
- a CDS encoding DUF86 domain-containing protein: MPHRDWKFRIQDILDAVSAVQKYTQGMKFKTFTEDRRTVDAVVRNLIIIGEAAVHIPEDICLKYPEVPWYDMRGMRNFVVHEYFRASDSVIWDTVQVDLPPLPALLKKILD, encoded by the coding sequence GTGCCGCATAGAGATTGGAAGTTTCGCATTCAAGACATATTGGATGCAGTCAGCGCCGTTCAAAAATATACCCAAGGGATGAAATTCAAGACCTTCACTGAGGATCGGAGAACCGTGGATGCAGTGGTCCGAAACCTGATTATCATTGGAGAAGCTGCTGTTCACATTCCCGAAGATATTTGCCTGAAGTACCCTGAGGTTCCCTGGTACGACATGCGCGGTATGCGCAATTTTGTGGTTCACGAGTATTTCCGAGCCAGTGACTCAGTTATATGGGATACAGTGCAGGTGGATTTGCCTCCGTTGCCGGCCCTGCTCAAAAAAATCCTTGATTAA